The Anaerosporomusa subterranea nucleotide sequence CCGTTTGATACTGCCAACATATAATAATCTGCGAAGAACCAGTTGCAAGAACTGAGTTGTCATCGGGGAGGAGTTAAAGCCTTATGGATTCAGATAGCACAAACCTCCTTGTATTGGGGAATACGTTATTCGGAAGCGGTAAATTTGAAGAAGCGGCAAAATGCTACATGAAATACCTGCAGCAAAATCCCGGAGATCTGACCGCACTTTTTCACCTCGGGCAGGCTCTTTTTCAAGCGGATAATCTGGATGAGGCGGAGAAATGTTTCCGCCATTTGGTTGCGGTTATTCCTGGGAATAGCGCCTCTTTATGGCTACTGGCCAGAACGTTGATGAAGAAAGGCTCTCTAGAAGAAGGGGCTCGTTTCTACGAAAAGGTTGCGGAACTTGTACCCCAAAATGCCGCAGTTGCCTTTGAATTTGGAGTGCTTTATACCAACCAAGGACGGTATGAGAAAGCGATAAGTAAATTTAAGCAGGCGTTGCAGTGGCAACCTGATTTTGCTCAAGCGGAGCAATATCTGCGCCACACGGAAAGTATCAGAAAAAGCCTGTGTCAACATGCGGCAAATGCGTTCCTGCTTTTGCAAGGTGGGCAATATGAACAGGCCGAACAGGTATATAGAAGTATACTGGGGGATCATCCCATAAGCGCACTAGCTAGTTACTTTCTGGGACACGATGATGATGCGACTGATGCGCTGCAATTCGCCCATGCTCTGCGCTATTACTGGACAGATCAACTGCCGCAGGCAGATTCTCTCTGTCGCCAAGCATTGAAAAAAAATACGGAGAATGGTTGGGCTTACGTTATTCTAAGTTTGATCGCGCAACGAGTGGGAAGAACAGATCTAACAATTGAATACTTCGCGAAGGCCATGGCCAATTCTCAACCATCTAGGCCGAGCAAAAGCGGCCAGCCCAAGTTTCTTCTGATTAAAGCTTGGGGAAGCGGTTTTTGGTCCGACTTTGAGCACGTATTAGGGCAAATCCTCTGGGCCGAAGTATTGGAACGAGAACCGATAGTGTATTGGGGGCCTGAAAGCCTATATAGTAATGGCGATGAAGAAGAAATATTTACTAAGTTTTTTCAGCCTATCTCTAAGTACTCAATCAGCGATGTGCTAAAAGAGGGGCTTGATTATTACCCCGATATCTGGAAGCGAGACAACTTGTTGCATTATGATCGCCAGGCGAAGCTTAGCCGCTACCGTTCGGAGTCATGGGGAGTTGATTTTCTCGGGCGGTCTGAGGACGTCATTGTTAGTGATATCCACATTTTTGTTGATGTTTTACTGCCTTGGATTCCCCGGCAACATTGTCAGCATGACTGCGCTTCTATAGATATCTATCGGTATATCATAAATAAATATATAAAGCTCCAGCCTTATCTTGCTACGCGCATACAGGAGTTTTATGAACAACATATGCGAGGACATAATCTTATCGCAGTTCATGTAAGAGGTGGAGATCGAACCGAATCAGTGATTAAGTTGCGTGAGAATAACGAAGAGTACTTTCGTGCCATTGACCAGATTTGTTCGGTGTACCCCGCGATGCAGCTGTTTTTGTTAACAGATAGTGAATTTATTCTGAATGAGTTTAAACAAGTATACGGTGACAGAGTTTTATACACTGAATGTACTAGAGCCGTTGGGTCTTACGGTGTACACTACTTGGCGAGAAATGAGAATGATAAACAGGCAATGGCAATGGAAA carries:
- a CDS encoding tetratricopeptide repeat protein, which gives rise to MDSDSTNLLVLGNTLFGSGKFEEAAKCYMKYLQQNPGDLTALFHLGQALFQADNLDEAEKCFRHLVAVIPGNSASLWLLARTLMKKGSLEEGARFYEKVAELVPQNAAVAFEFGVLYTNQGRYEKAISKFKQALQWQPDFAQAEQYLRHTESIRKSLCQHAANAFLLLQGGQYEQAEQVYRSILGDHPISALASYFLGHDDDATDALQFAHALRYYWTDQLPQADSLCRQALKKNTENGWAYVILSLIAQRVGRTDLTIEYFAKAMANSQPSRPSKSGQPKFLLIKAWGSGFWSDFEHVLGQILWAEVLEREPIVYWGPESLYSNGDEEEIFTKFFQPISKYSISDVLKEGLDYYPDIWKRDNLLHYDRQAKLSRYRSESWGVDFLGRSEDVIVSDIHIFVDVLLPWIPRQHCQHDCASIDIYRYIINKYIKLQPYLATRIQEFYEQHMRGHNLIAVHVRGGDRTESVIKLRENNEEYFRAIDQICSVYPAMQLFLLTDSEFILNEFKQVYGDRVLYTECTRAVGSYGVHYLARNENDKQAMAMETVVDVYLAAKCDYFIGCNSNVSTMIARLKCWEKNTIFIFGHLPSTRL